In the genome of Nocardia sp. NBC_00416, one region contains:
- a CDS encoding C40 family peptidase: MPALTDDVHGVLHELLGLYGAGQPSERASASLAQAMAADLSRLSGGGARGYGDALGLQRTVIDTQHGRDGVVGKTVSESGTGTLNGRGVLNSQISDLQARIQAITAIGDTRFSGPALLDSAQQTITNATRQVNADIDAARRQAAQIMPPVALAERTRAASTPPRKRRRRRRPRMVSGQQVTNAVHQPTRRGTRRNWDKSKGGQAAQAADGALGLPYIWGGGGAGGPSGGGFDCSGLTQYAIAQATNGEVVLPRTTYDQIYAGERIDPRDVRAGDLVFPAGSFSSRGPEHVQLAAGNGMVIEAPYSGATVTYSPMPSSAVVVRVV; this comes from the coding sequence ATGCCGGCACTGACCGACGATGTGCACGGTGTGTTACACGAGCTGCTCGGCCTGTACGGGGCCGGGCAGCCGTCCGAACGCGCCTCGGCCTCGCTGGCACAGGCCATGGCGGCGGATCTGAGCAGACTCTCCGGCGGGGGCGCTCGTGGCTACGGCGACGCATTGGGGTTGCAGCGGACGGTGATCGACACTCAGCACGGGCGGGACGGGGTGGTGGGCAAGACGGTTTCGGAATCAGGTACCGGAACGCTCAACGGGCGCGGTGTGCTCAACAGTCAGATATCCGATCTGCAGGCGCGGATACAGGCCATCACGGCTATCGGCGACACCCGGTTCAGCGGCCCCGCACTACTCGACTCTGCCCAGCAGACCATCACGAACGCGACCAGGCAGGTGAACGCCGATATCGACGCGGCACGTAGACAAGCGGCTCAGATCATGCCGCCGGTGGCGCTCGCCGAGCGCACCCGAGCAGCCTCGACTCCGCCCCGGAAAAGGCGTCGCCGCCGGCGGCCACGCATGGTGTCCGGTCAGCAGGTCACCAATGCCGTCCATCAGCCGACCCGTCGCGGTACCCGCCGCAACTGGGACAAGTCGAAGGGGGGACAGGCGGCTCAGGCCGCGGACGGCGCCCTGGGCCTGCCCTATATTTGGGGCGGCGGTGGAGCCGGCGGCCCCAGCGGCGGCGGTTTCGACTGCTCCGGCCTGACGCAATACGCCATCGCCCAGGCCACGAACGGGGAGGTGGTGTTGCCCCGCACCACCTACGACCAGATCTATGCCGGAGAACGGATCGATCCGCGCGATGTGCGGGCGGGTGATCTGGTGTTTCCGGCGGGGTCGTTCAGTTCACGGGGTCCCGAACACGTTCAACTCGCTGCCGGCAACGGTATGGTGATCGAGGCGCCCTATTCGGGTGCGACGGTGACCTATTCCCCCATGCCGTCCAGCGCTGTCGTAGTTCGGGTCGTTTGA
- a CDS encoding WXG100-like domain-containing protein, with protein MAIEIPHDVALFLNFIGIPYPDINEDQVRELASHVRTFADEVSGTHQSATGAINDMGSVYQGRSYRALVASWATLSSSHMERLDELCKGVAKALEIAAEVIAVVKVAVLTELALLAAAYTAAMGASVATSGVSAAVGQSLAMAAKRLVRAMEEMLVAYILAEVLGRAIEPLEEAVSDMISGVVYNATADLLGVDGGGNEALLIDPDEVRRYAQVLDDHADDIMKHADKFANGVAALDFTTPIGMPPGVADPAVRHAVTPGPSGKTGPLANSRPFAAGEPGVRDRPASIPESVAAPRNWIPGAGNTASPDSAPATGSAGKSAAPAAGSGGAAPATDRPGAAAASPGGSMPGTVEAPPAGTRGESPPVVGAQDRRSEPEGAVHAVGPANRAPGDPGAAAATDRAVDAAAGPGGAARSGAAGGGSGAELSPGGTISEGSPESVGAQTNPWNRPAAGSGGAGEAAPGRPPGRKAADTAGAGRPVGARRRRSGRPNPWTARPAADAEPARTPWGKSPGGPQPAVPGVVAAGDAPPPVDPTGRDRDPARGADVEVAVQPGAPPPVDSTERDQERDTDAAASASRSAGAQQSTVSSPVVSAPTRADEGPPRV; from the coding sequence TTGGCAATCGAGATACCCCATGACGTGGCGCTGTTCCTGAATTTCATCGGCATCCCGTATCCGGATATCAACGAGGACCAGGTTCGCGAACTCGCTTCGCATGTGCGCACTTTCGCCGACGAGGTCTCCGGGACCCATCAGTCGGCGACCGGTGCGATCAACGATATGGGCTCGGTCTACCAGGGGCGTTCGTATCGCGCGTTGGTCGCGTCCTGGGCGACCTTGAGTTCGTCGCATATGGAACGGCTCGACGAATTGTGCAAAGGGGTGGCCAAAGCTCTCGAAATCGCCGCCGAGGTCATCGCCGTGGTGAAAGTGGCGGTACTGACCGAACTCGCGCTGCTCGCCGCCGCCTACACCGCGGCCATGGGTGCCAGTGTGGCGACCTCCGGGGTCTCCGCCGCAGTGGGGCAATCCCTCGCCATGGCGGCGAAACGTCTGGTCAGAGCCATGGAAGAAATGCTGGTCGCCTACATCCTGGCCGAAGTGCTCGGCCGGGCCATCGAACCGCTGGAGGAGGCGGTGTCGGATATGATCAGCGGCGTCGTCTACAACGCGACCGCTGATCTGCTGGGCGTGGACGGCGGCGGAAACGAAGCGCTGCTGATCGATCCCGACGAGGTCCGCCGGTACGCGCAGGTTCTCGACGACCATGCCGACGACATCATGAAGCACGCGGACAAGTTCGCGAACGGTGTTGCGGCACTGGACTTCACCACGCCGATCGGAATGCCGCCCGGTGTCGCCGATCCGGCTGTACGTCACGCCGTCACTCCTGGACCGTCCGGCAAGACAGGTCCGCTCGCGAACTCCCGGCCTTTCGCCGCGGGTGAGCCGGGTGTTCGGGACAGGCCGGCGAGCATCCCGGAATCGGTCGCGGCTCCCCGGAACTGGATACCCGGAGCCGGGAACACGGCGTCGCCGGATTCCGCGCCCGCGACCGGTTCGGCTGGGAAATCCGCCGCCCCGGCGGCGGGGTCCGGCGGAGCCGCACCGGCCACGGACCGACCAGGTGCGGCGGCAGCGTCGCCGGGCGGCTCGATGCCGGGGACGGTCGAGGCGCCACCCGCCGGTACGCGTGGCGAGAGCCCGCCGGTCGTGGGAGCCCAGGACAGGCGTTCCGAACCGGAGGGGGCCGTGCATGCGGTCGGTCCCGCGAATCGCGCGCCCGGCGATCCTGGTGCCGCCGCCGCTACGGATCGCGCCGTGGACGCGGCCGCCGGGCCGGGCGGTGCTGCTCGCTCCGGCGCAGCGGGGGGAGGTTCGGGCGCCGAGCTTTCTCCCGGCGGAACCATCAGCGAAGGTTCACCCGAAAGTGTTGGGGCACAGACAAATCCGTGGAATCGCCCGGCGGCCGGGTCGGGTGGTGCGGGAGAAGCGGCGCCCGGACGGCCACCCGGGCGGAAGGCGGCCGACACCGCGGGCGCCGGCCGGCCGGTCGGCGCGCGCCGCCGGAGGTCCGGTAGGCCGAATCCGTGGACCGCGCGTCCCGCCGCCGATGCCGAACCGGCGCGCACCCCCTGGGGCAAATCGCCGGGTGGCCCGCAGCCGGCGGTGCCCGGGGTCGTGGCCGCGGGGGATGCCCCGCCGCCCGTGGATCCGACCGGACGGGATCGTGATCCGGCGCGCGGTGCGGACGTCGAGGTGGCGGTCCAGCCGGGTGCCCCGCCGCCCGTCGACTCGACCGAACGAGATCAGGAGCGGGATACCGATGCGGCGGCGAGTGCTTCGCGCAGCGCTGGGGCGCAACAATCGACTGTGAGTAGTCCGGTTGTCTCGGCGCCGACACGCGCGGACGAAGGGCCGCCGCGGGTCTGA
- the eccA gene encoding type VII secretion AAA-ATPase EccA produces the protein MSAAEDAFYTGVQSLGLVAGGVRNEEHARAAFTAATDIDPDMCDAWLGRAMAGEVTSEVIYGAYRSSHNLYRDQQRAGLVDRALWCQVEIGVFGLRVAMADRDQIAIAQACAYADGGEWQEAVAILDEVRGDDVADFARIALFYRTGRWPDVLAARSAKPVLEDGLLDIAAELMAATALAHLGRFGEAMPRAQRIVEDSQSGNLSYIWADAHYLLGMILRHSGEHEASEKILKGLQGSGLWPNRPNWQQAVRDKNFRLEVTTPAVVASRTDIWDAKSGDDPAEVAASAAKAERDELLDEASKLLQSQIGMDSVKEQVDRLKSGVLMDQVRAKRGLAVDSRSNHLIFSGPPGTGKTTIARVIAKIFAGLGVVENAEVIEASRNDMVGTHLGHTAPKTNALIDSALGGVLFIDEAYTLIQEGLSGGDAFGKEAVDTLLARMENDRDKLVVIIAGYEAEIDRFLQSNEGLSSRFTKRVRFPSYDPDELVQIADHIAGKKDSILSDEAREVLRDRCTVMSEQSRNGRRLIDLAGNGRFVRNVVEAAEAERDFRFTRDNVDIAALTDEELMTVDAFDIGAALQGLAPVGK, from the coding sequence GTGTCAGCGGCCGAAGACGCGTTCTACACGGGCGTGCAGAGTTTGGGATTGGTCGCCGGAGGGGTGCGTAACGAAGAGCATGCTCGCGCGGCGTTCACGGCGGCGACGGATATCGATCCGGATATGTGCGACGCGTGGCTGGGCCGGGCGATGGCGGGGGAGGTCACCTCGGAGGTCATCTACGGCGCCTACCGCTCCTCGCACAACCTCTATCGCGACCAGCAGCGCGCCGGACTGGTGGATCGCGCGCTGTGGTGTCAGGTCGAAATCGGTGTCTTCGGGCTCCGGGTCGCCATGGCCGACCGGGATCAGATCGCCATAGCGCAGGCGTGCGCATACGCCGACGGCGGGGAATGGCAGGAGGCCGTGGCCATCCTGGACGAGGTGCGCGGCGACGACGTCGCCGACTTCGCCCGGATCGCGCTGTTCTACCGCACCGGCCGCTGGCCGGACGTCCTCGCCGCGCGCTCGGCGAAGCCGGTGCTCGAGGACGGCTTGCTCGATATCGCCGCGGAACTGATGGCGGCGACCGCGCTGGCGCATCTGGGCCGATTCGGCGAAGCGATGCCGCGGGCGCAGCGGATCGTGGAGGACAGCCAATCGGGCAATCTGTCCTATATCTGGGCCGACGCGCACTATCTGCTCGGGATGATCCTGCGGCACAGCGGTGAACACGAGGCCTCGGAGAAGATCCTGAAGGGTCTGCAGGGTTCGGGTCTGTGGCCCAACCGGCCGAACTGGCAGCAGGCGGTACGGGACAAGAACTTCCGGCTCGAGGTCACCACCCCGGCGGTGGTCGCCTCGCGGACCGATATCTGGGACGCGAAGTCCGGGGACGATCCCGCCGAGGTCGCGGCGAGCGCGGCCAAGGCCGAGCGCGATGAACTGCTGGACGAGGCATCGAAGCTGCTCCAGTCGCAGATCGGCATGGATTCGGTCAAAGAGCAGGTGGATCGGCTCAAATCCGGTGTGCTGATGGATCAGGTGCGGGCCAAACGCGGGCTCGCGGTCGACTCGCGGTCCAACCACCTGATCTTCTCGGGTCCGCCCGGAACGGGTAAGACCACCATCGCCCGGGTCATCGCCAAGATCTTCGCGGGACTCGGCGTGGTCGAGAACGCCGAGGTGATCGAGGCCTCGCGCAACGATATGGTCGGCACCCACCTGGGTCACACCGCGCCGAAGACCAATGCGCTGATCGACTCCGCGCTCGGTGGCGTGCTCTTCATCGACGAGGCCTACACCTTGATCCAGGAGGGGCTCTCCGGCGGCGACGCGTTCGGCAAGGAGGCGGTCGACACGCTGCTGGCCCGGATGGAGAACGACCGGGACAAACTCGTCGTGATCATCGCCGGATACGAGGCGGAGATCGATCGGTTCCTGCAATCCAACGAGGGCCTGTCGTCACGGTTCACCAAGCGGGTTCGTTTCCCGAGCTACGACCCCGACGAGCTCGTGCAGATCGCCGACCATATCGCCGGGAAGAAGGATTCGATCCTGTCCGACGAAGCGCGTGAGGTGCTGCGGGACCGCTGCACGGTGATGTCGGAGCAGAGCCGCAACGGGCGGCGGCTCATCGACCTCGCGGGCAACGGCCGTTTCGTGCGCAATGTGGTGGAGGCCGCGGAGGCCGAGCGTGACTTCCGGTTCACCCGGGACAACGTGGATATCGCCGCGCTCACCGATGAGGAACTGATGACCGTCGACGCTTTCGATATCGGCGCCGCGCTCCAGGGGCTGGCGCCCGTCGGAAAGTAG
- the eccB gene encoding type VII secretion protein EccB produces the protein MARFRVVTKHQVSGWRFLLHRIEHALVRRDASMIDDPSRGRSTALAIGVAIACMGIAGAAVLAFFKPAKPVGDSPIIADKDTGALYVKLGERLHPALNLTSARLIVGQAANPVEVSKAELGKYPRGAWVGIPGAPGQITDEDEKDSQWTVCDTARTGAAAPVDQQTGLPTLSRSAVLTTAIAGPLTVDDDAVHELGGRQARILRGEDATWLVYSDPVQGVVRAEINLAESPVMLALGIDSTAQVAAASPGLLGAIPEVAPIRVPDVPGAGSPATLKPALDSVVGSIVTVATPNQPATYYLVSNAGLVRVSAVLASIVRNANSHGAVATSTISPDVAAANLRPGDWPGTATYPAEPVEILDPVRDLITCYQWSRTGSDPDAHTRLLFGRQLPLVKVEQGRTVQLVTAQWSGGATADFAYLPRTSGKFVQVTGSEPGSPLRESLFWISDSGVRYGVAANMKGGTRNDPTLSALGLRDPVPAPWSIVSLFAVGPTLSIGDAMIQHDGIPPNLTGVQMTGNK, from the coding sequence GTGGCACGCTTCCGGGTGGTGACCAAACACCAGGTTTCGGGTTGGCGGTTCCTGCTACACCGGATCGAACACGCCCTGGTCCGCCGCGACGCTTCGATGATCGACGACCCGTCGCGCGGGCGGTCCACGGCACTCGCGATCGGGGTGGCGATCGCCTGTATGGGAATCGCGGGCGCGGCCGTTCTGGCGTTCTTCAAACCCGCCAAACCCGTGGGCGATTCCCCGATTATCGCGGATAAGGACACCGGCGCCCTGTACGTCAAGCTCGGCGAGCGTTTGCATCCCGCGCTGAATCTCACTTCGGCGCGGTTGATCGTGGGCCAGGCGGCGAACCCGGTGGAAGTGTCGAAAGCCGAGCTCGGTAAGTACCCGCGCGGCGCATGGGTCGGAATACCCGGTGCGCCCGGACAGATCACCGACGAGGATGAGAAGGATTCCCAGTGGACGGTGTGTGATACCGCTCGGACGGGTGCGGCCGCACCGGTCGACCAGCAAACCGGCCTGCCCACGCTGTCCCGTTCCGCGGTGCTCACCACGGCCATCGCGGGCCCCCTCACTGTGGACGACGACGCCGTGCACGAACTGGGCGGCCGGCAGGCGCGAATACTGCGCGGGGAGGACGCGACCTGGCTGGTCTATTCCGACCCGGTGCAGGGTGTGGTACGAGCCGAGATCAATCTCGCGGAATCGCCGGTGATGCTGGCGCTCGGGATCGACAGCACCGCCCAGGTGGCCGCGGCGTCGCCGGGTCTGCTCGGCGCGATTCCGGAGGTCGCGCCGATCCGCGTGCCCGACGTTCCGGGCGCGGGGAGTCCGGCGACTCTGAAACCGGCGCTGGACTCGGTGGTGGGATCGATCGTCACAGTGGCGACACCGAATCAGCCCGCTACCTACTATCTGGTGTCCAATGCGGGATTGGTGCGCGTCAGTGCGGTACTGGCTTCGATCGTGCGCAACGCCAACTCGCACGGCGCCGTCGCCACCAGCACGATCAGTCCCGATGTGGCGGCGGCCAATCTCAGGCCCGGTGACTGGCCGGGAACGGCGACATATCCGGCCGAACCGGTGGAAATCCTCGACCCGGTCCGCGACCTCATCACCTGCTACCAGTGGTCGCGCACGGGATCCGACCCCGACGCGCACACCCGGCTGCTGTTCGGCCGCCAGCTCCCGCTCGTCAAGGTGGAACAGGGACGGACCGTGCAGTTGGTCACCGCGCAGTGGTCCGGGGGCGCCACCGCCGATTTCGCCTACCTGCCCCGGACGTCGGGCAAGTTCGTGCAGGTGACGGGCTCCGAACCTGGTTCGCCGCTGCGGGAATCACTGTTCTGGATCTCCGACAGCGGTGTCCGGTACGGGGTCGCGGCGAATATGAAGGGCGGTACGCGCAATGATCCGACGTTGTCCGCGCTGGGGTTACGGGATCCGGTGCCCGCGCCGTGGAGCATTGTCTCGCTGTTCGCGGTCGGCCCCACTCTCTCGATCGGTGACGCGATGATCCAGCACGACGGGATACCGCCGAATTTGACGGGTGTGCAGATGACGGGAAACAAATGA
- the eccCa gene encoding type VII secretion protein EccCa codes for MTATRRFVRPARMVRGPKAPAVTELRLQPPTELPRPVPLSKMKMIMPVIMVAAMVGMMAMMFSGGRAMSPMMLMFPMMMIVSMFGMVGGQLGGGGGANSTAAGLNEERKDYLRSITDNRKTVHEAETELYDYLSYTHPGPAGLSRLVGGKRMWEVQVANPQFLRVRMGRGRIANQVRVIVPEAAPTSDLDPVGVVELTRFAKAYSTVGGMPVAINLLSAPLVGLDGDPTAVAGLARAMLAEIAVLHGPDQVAIAAVLDDPDSPQWSWLKWLPHTQHPAETDAVGSSRMVYRTVAELRTKVLAGLNRGPFSANNEPALDKSHFVLLVESGGANTDRDISGIDGCTWLRLGESEQSLPRSLKFDVAADRTLEEKTPRSTRLVGSADVMSVPQATAVARSISPYRLSTVVEAVAAEQASGSTSWEDMVGITDPGNVRVDRQWPPRRDADRNRLNIPFGHDPTGQLVHLDIKESAEEGMGPHGMAIGATGSGKSEFLRTLVLSAVASHSPDVLNLLLVDFKGGATFLGFDRLSHVTAVVTNMEEEADLVTRMEDVINGEMSRRQRILRDAGNLASVADYEKAREQGARLEPLPTLLIILDEFAELLEQHPSFSKLFVAIGRLGRSLRIHLLLSSQKVPANRMGELEAHLSYRIALRTNQTSDSRDAIGTADAYHLPKKPGSGYLRVGAGDLQRFQAAYVGGPYVAPAQASTSSAQRARRPGGGYKPPQRFTSAYIADVRPVQVAEPVAAVEPEDNDSEPVTVMETVLQQFSRHGRPAHKMWLPPLGVPPTLDKLIPAVEPGVLNLPWAIVDRPRQQRQDVWAVDLSGAGGHVAVVGGPQSGKSTALQTLIMSAALTHTPEQVQFYCFDFSGGLSGMRALPHVGAVAAGRDVDRIRRTFALIRNLMGSRQALFDHLGIDSMREFRRRRTTPEGSAELTSYGDEHGDVFVVVDGWDIGFAINGPYYDEYMPTMESLALQGLNYGVHLVISSSRWAAIRPAIKDLIQTRLEMRLGDLTDTVFNTHRAVVAAVPPNRPGRGVSSEALHLLTALPRIDGNGDDETASAGLSAAITQVSQTFSGRRAPEVRLLPNQVTMPEILARVPHPTNLAERLAVPFGIRESDLAPAVIDFGVSTHFVILGSSGSGKSTVLSALLESIRTRFTPDEARVLLVDYRRQHMDALPQEQLVGYLTSARDLVENLPPFVQKMRTRRPPDGVTSQQLKDRSWWSGPEIFVVVDDYHMVAQRGQMNPLDPIKDLIVDGRDTGFHLVAARNIAQADSAMYDSVLGQVKNLNSSGFIMDGSKLDGMLIGDVKPTKQPVGRGILVEPLTSRKDLVQAAWIPE; via the coding sequence ATGACCGCGACCCGGCGGTTCGTCCGGCCCGCCCGAATGGTGCGGGGGCCCAAGGCGCCCGCCGTCACCGAACTGCGGCTGCAGCCACCGACCGAACTGCCTCGGCCGGTGCCGCTGTCCAAGATGAAGATGATCATGCCCGTGATCATGGTGGCGGCCATGGTCGGGATGATGGCCATGATGTTCAGCGGCGGCCGGGCCATGTCGCCGATGATGCTGATGTTCCCGATGATGATGATCGTGTCGATGTTCGGCATGGTCGGCGGGCAGCTCGGTGGCGGCGGCGGCGCCAACAGCACCGCGGCCGGGCTGAACGAAGAGCGCAAGGACTACCTGCGCTCGATCACCGATAACCGCAAGACCGTGCACGAGGCCGAAACCGAACTGTACGACTACCTCTCCTACACCCATCCCGGGCCCGCGGGTCTGAGCCGGTTGGTCGGCGGGAAGCGGATGTGGGAGGTGCAGGTCGCAAACCCGCAGTTCCTGCGGGTCCGAATGGGTCGCGGGCGTATCGCCAACCAGGTGCGGGTGATCGTGCCGGAGGCGGCGCCGACCTCCGACCTGGATCCGGTCGGCGTGGTCGAACTGACCCGGTTCGCGAAGGCCTATTCGACGGTCGGCGGGATGCCGGTGGCGATCAACCTGCTGTCCGCGCCGCTGGTCGGGCTGGACGGTGATCCGACGGCCGTCGCGGGCCTGGCCCGGGCGATGCTCGCGGAGATCGCGGTGCTGCACGGGCCCGATCAGGTGGCGATAGCGGCGGTCCTGGACGATCCGGATTCCCCGCAGTGGTCCTGGCTGAAATGGCTGCCGCACACTCAGCATCCCGCCGAGACCGACGCCGTCGGCTCGAGCCGGATGGTGTATCGGACTGTGGCCGAACTGCGCACCAAGGTGCTGGCGGGCCTCAATCGCGGCCCGTTCTCGGCGAACAACGAACCGGCGCTGGACAAATCGCATTTCGTCCTGCTGGTGGAATCCGGTGGTGCGAACACCGACCGCGATATCTCCGGTATCGACGGCTGTACCTGGCTGCGACTGGGGGAGTCGGAGCAGTCGCTGCCGCGGTCGCTGAAATTCGATGTCGCCGCGGACCGGACCCTGGAGGAGAAGACTCCCCGCAGCACCCGGCTGGTCGGCTCCGCGGACGTCATGTCCGTGCCGCAGGCCACGGCGGTGGCCCGCAGCATCTCCCCGTATCGGCTGTCCACGGTGGTCGAGGCGGTCGCCGCCGAACAAGCCAGCGGAAGCACGTCCTGGGAGGACATGGTCGGTATCACCGACCCGGGCAATGTCCGGGTGGACCGGCAGTGGCCGCCGCGTCGCGATGCCGACCGTAACCGGCTGAACATCCCGTTCGGCCACGACCCGACCGGCCAGCTGGTGCACCTGGACATCAAGGAATCCGCCGAAGAGGGCATGGGCCCGCACGGCATGGCCATCGGCGCCACCGGGTCGGGCAAGTCGGAATTCCTGCGCACGCTGGTGCTCTCCGCGGTCGCGTCCCATTCCCCGGATGTGCTGAACCTGCTTCTGGTCGACTTCAAAGGTGGCGCGACCTTCCTCGGATTCGACCGTCTCTCCCATGTGACCGCGGTGGTCACCAACATGGAAGAGGAAGCCGATCTCGTCACTCGTATGGAAGACGTGATCAACGGCGAGATGTCGCGCCGGCAACGAATCCTGCGTGACGCCGGGAACCTGGCCAGCGTCGCCGACTACGAGAAGGCCCGGGAGCAGGGTGCGCGCCTGGAGCCGCTGCCGACTCTGCTGATCATCCTCGACGAATTCGCGGAACTGCTGGAGCAGCATCCGAGCTTTTCGAAACTGTTCGTCGCCATCGGCCGGCTGGGCCGGTCGCTGCGGATCCATCTGCTGCTGTCCTCGCAGAAGGTACCGGCCAACCGGATGGGTGAACTCGAGGCGCATCTCTCGTACCGGATCGCCCTGCGGACCAACCAGACCAGCGACTCCCGTGACGCCATCGGCACCGCGGATGCCTATCACCTGCCGAAGAAGCCCGGATCCGGCTACCTGCGGGTCGGTGCGGGCGATCTCCAGCGTTTCCAGGCCGCATATGTCGGCGGACCGTATGTCGCGCCGGCGCAGGCGAGCACCTCCAGCGCGCAGCGGGCCCGGCGTCCGGGCGGCGGATACAAACCACCGCAGCGGTTCACCTCTGCCTACATCGCCGACGTGCGGCCGGTTCAGGTGGCCGAGCCGGTGGCGGCGGTCGAACCCGAGGACAACGACAGCGAACCGGTGACCGTGATGGAAACGGTGCTGCAGCAGTTCTCGCGGCACGGCCGCCCGGCGCACAAGATGTGGCTGCCGCCGCTCGGCGTGCCGCCCACGCTGGACAAGTTGATCCCGGCGGTGGAACCCGGCGTGCTCAATCTGCCGTGGGCGATCGTGGACAGGCCGCGCCAGCAGCGCCAGGACGTCTGGGCGGTGGACCTTTCCGGCGCGGGCGGGCACGTCGCGGTCGTCGGCGGGCCGCAATCGGGTAAATCCACTGCGCTACAGACGCTGATCATGTCGGCGGCGCTGACGCATACGCCGGAACAGGTGCAGTTCTACTGCTTCGATTTCTCCGGCGGTCTCTCCGGGATGCGCGCCTTGCCGCATGTGGGCGCGGTGGCCGCGGGCCGTGATGTGGACCGGATCCGCCGGACCTTCGCGTTGATCCGCAATCTGATGGGGTCCAGGCAGGCGCTGTTCGACCATCTCGGCATCGACTCCATGCGCGAGTTCCGCCGCCGCCGGACCACGCCGGAAGGCTCCGCGGAGTTGACGTCCTACGGTGACGAGCACGGGGATGTCTTCGTCGTGGTGGACGGCTGGGACATCGGGTTCGCCATCAACGGCCCGTATTACGACGAGTACATGCCGACCATGGAGTCCCTCGCGCTGCAGGGACTCAACTACGGTGTGCACCTGGTGATCAGCAGTTCCCGGTGGGCGGCCATCCGGCCCGCCATCAAGGACCTGATCCAGACGCGCCTGGAAATGCGGCTCGGTGATCTCACCGATACGGTGTTCAACACCCACCGTGCCGTGGTGGCGGCGGTGCCCCCGAACCGGCCCGGCCGGGGTGTGTCCAGCGAAGCCCTCCATCTGCTCACCGCGCTGCCGCGCATCGACGGCAACGGCGACGACGAGACCGCGTCGGCCGGACTGAGCGCGGCGATAACTCAGGTGAGCCAGACTTTCTCAGGTCGTCGTGCGCCCGAGGTCCGGTTGCTGCCGAACCAGGTGACGATGCCGGAGATCCTGGCCCGGGTTCCGCATCCGACGAATCTGGCCGAGCGGCTGGCGGTTCCCTTCGGTATTCGCGAGTCCGATCTGGCCCCCGCTGTCATCGACTTCGGCGTCTCCACTCACTTCGTGATCCTGGGATCGTCGGGTTCCGGTAAATCGACCGTGTTGTCGGCACTGCTGGAATCCATCCGGACACGCTTCACCCCGGACGAGGCCCGGGTGCTACTGGTCGACTACCGCCGCCAGCACATGGACGCGCTGCCACAGGAGCAATTGGTCGGATACCTCACCAGCGCTCGCGATCTGGTGGAGAACCTGCCGCCGTTCGTGCAGAAGATGCGTACCCGCCGCCCGCCCGACGGGGTGACCTCCCAGCAGCTCAAGGACCGGTCCTGGTGGAGCGGACCGGAGATCTTCGTAGTGGTCGACGATTACCACATGGTGGCCCAGCGCGGACAGATGAATCCGCTGGACCCGATCAAGGATCTCATCGTGGACGGCCGTGACACCGGCTTCCATCTGGTCGCCGCACGCAATATCGCGCAGGCCGACTCGGCCATGTACGACAGTGTGCTCGGGCAGGTCAAGAACCTGAATTCCTCGGGCTTCATCATGGACGGATCCAAGCTCGACGGAATGCTCATCGGTGATGTGAAACCCACGAAACAGCCAGTGGGTCGCGGTATTCTGGTCGAACCCCTGACTTCGCGCAAGGACCTCGTGCAGGCAGCCTGGATACCCGAATAA